From the Hippocampus zosterae strain Florida chromosome 13, ASM2543408v3, whole genome shotgun sequence genome, the window cctggagttggaaagactcaaatctacaagactttgaaaaacaaggaagcgattcttattcagtccgattctggcaatttccatgctcagagtgaattgcttgtggctcgagtaaatgaacatttcctagaatggcttaattgttatcatgttaactttccgcaaactgaaccgctaataagagtcggagagcagtcaaatgtgtagaccgtgaacaacagggggctcagtacacatccttgaggagaaccggtgctgagtgtgatggtggaagagaatgttacattattactggcatacaaagacattgtgctatcttctttattttctatttctaacttttggcccggccctccacaatattttctgcttctcatttggcccccccgggaaaataattgcccacccctggttgagGAATTgcccttcctcaactggcggaccgcgatctacgaccggaccgccgacctcctctgtccggaccctcggcaaattgtataaaaaataaattataaagtgatttttacgttgtacattatatatttttggactataatctgcgcattaccgcgatcgcttgttaaagttatccgttttattatttgcgtgaacgaacagatgtattgcagaggacgcagcagcgcgactctgtgtgtgtacaatgtttgactaactggagacgggggcatgtcggcgataacgatgcgctgattggctcctctgaacttaaggtgtgcccatacatcagcgtcacgcattcaaaatggatgattgtgtcaggaaacagacgcatgcgcgacaccacagtgtgctcacagcttcagcacaggagagccgccCACAGACAATTAGATAAGatgaatcgcgggaggtttcgattctgtgcagttttgctcccgtctacccggggatctttgcagctgtttaacagcagaacaccgcaacatgttaaatgaacatcccaatggcgtcctcaaataatagtATATAaaatgcctcagacattgcattcacctttagtggaagaacagcactgcacattcactgcaaaaaaaaaaaagtggacctacagccttTCGAGTTGAGGATCACTGGTTTAGAGTCTCGTCGTTGCCATGGACACGGGTCATCTCGTCACGACGGGAAGCAGACGGAATCATTTCCGGGTCCTAAAGGTCTCTGTCGTCcacgtgaatgaatgaaatgtgcaaAGTAAGTAGAAGTGTTTTCATTCATATTCTATATTATTAAACTCTCAACACGATGTTATGCTATTTACTTTGCGCAAGGAGTGTAAGACAAGAATGAAACGTTGTCGCTGGCATTAGCGGGCATTTCACAATGCCCGCTATTAATTAACAGAACTGTTTATGTGGAGTTTGCTCGACAGTGCCTTCTAAGTGTCCAGTTAAATTGAATGTTATGTTAATTTACCGTTCCTTCAAGCCTCAAACAAAAGTACAGCAAAGCAATCGTAACTTTCTGCAGGATTTACGTTAGTACGAGCTGAATAGAAGAATTACTTTAaggcattcattaaaaaaacagttgttttgtttgtgtcaatCCATCAACGCCGACTCCAACGTTACtgcttttgaaaataaaaacatatcaGGAAAGTAATAAAACTAgctaacattgtttttttttcatttcagacgaaTTCCGATGAAGTGCTCTTTATTTCTGAAACGATTGCACCTTCAGTCCAGATGACTGTTGTCATTGATCAGGTAATTCACGTAATACACTTCATTCCAAAGTTGTTCACTGCCTGGCCACATTACGAGTTAAAGTAAATTTGCATTTATTAAATGTCCGATCATGCTTACTCTATCGCAATACAGGTGcgtcaaatgttttcattttgtcgtTGTTTTATATTGTCTTGAAATGTGAAATATGAATTGTATGTgtgaatatatatacactgtatataccttatacatatatataaaatgagtaAAGctattggtattttttttttattgctgtcaCAAAAACTGAAACGAGATGGGTGAACAAATAAGCAAAAGAAGAATACCCAAACCCAATAAAAATACCAATGTGTTACGATTGTATTATTGTCAATGTTTTATATTATTTGctctgttttattattggtattttatgttaaatgttctgcagagcgctttgttgcagctccggctgttgtgaaagcgctatataaataaatatgtacgtATCGTATTACCAATAATAGTCTGAAGAACCTCCCTTCAGTGTGAATGTTAATAGATTGAACTGTACAGAGCTGCAGAATCTTGTCAAATGTGATTGCGGTCGTCTCAAAATGTCAGTCATATTCAATTCGGTTGTGTTCCCCAATAGGCGAAGCGGCTTGCTCTACAACGGGACATTGATCTGGAATCTCTCCCAAAGCAGCTCTCAAAGGTTTGTTGATTACACACTTGTGCAATTGTAAAttgtcaataaaaatacaaagtattGAATCTGAAGCTGTAATGGTTCGACCCCCAGCTCTCCACGGCTCTTGTGCAAAGACCTGAGGagaagatgaaaatgaaaattgagAATCTGACACATGAGAATGTTGAGAAGAAAATCAAGAAATGCAAGAAAGAACCAACCTCACCGACAAAAATTAACGACCCCGCAGTTGCTGACAGGACAGCACAGCGtatagaaaagaaaaagaagaaagtaaaaaaagagGACTCGGTTGTTGAAGTCCAGGAGTCTTTCGAAGTAggtgaggaggagaaagagaaaaagaagaaaatggtgaATGGTTGTGATATAATCAATGGAAATGGCAAAGAAACAAAGCTAACTGACTGTCAAGAAGGACCTGAGAAAACAAGTCATGagaaaaaatcaaagaataaaACTCATATTAACGAGGAAATTGTTACTCCAGTCGATGAGAACATAGCAAAGGaagccaagaaagaaaaaaatgaggttCATGACAAGAAGGTGGCAAAGAaagccaagaaagaaaaaaatgaggttCATGACAAGAAGGCGGCCAAGAAAGAACAAAATGAGGTTCATGACAAGAAGGCGGCCAAGAAAGAACAAAATGAGGTTCATGACAAGAAGGTGGCAAAGAAAGCCAAGAAAGAACAAAATGAGGTTCATGACAAGAAGGCGGCAAAGAAAGCCGAGAAAGAACAAAATGAGGTTCATGACAAGAAGGTGGCAAAGAAAGCCAAGAAAGAACAAAATCAGGTTCATGATACTAATGGTTATCACGTGACTGATGACAGTCTAGTCGTCAAAAAGAAGATGAATAAGAaacgagaaaaagaaaaaagtgagtgtaaaaagaaaaagcggAAAGATAgcgaaacacaaacaaaacatgaaactgTTTGGCAGCAGGAAGAAGCAGACAACGTACTAAAGACAACcaagaaacaacaaaataagacgCCACATACGATTGCAGAGGACAATCTTAAACACAAGAAAAAGCGGAAAAAGATCACAGCGGAACAGGATGAAACAACtgcaaaaaagaagaagaaaaccgcTGAACCGAAATTAGCGGGGAGTCAAGTGGCCACAGAAACACCTGAAGAGGTTTGTGAGCCGAAgccgaagaggaaaaaaaagaagaatgcttcaCCGGACAATGACAAATCTGAGGATTCCAATAAAGAAGCAGCACGGGAAGAAAAAGCCGCAAAGAGTGACGCGGGCGTCGAGGAGGGTGAGACTAaacgaaagaagaaaggagaaaaggcCAAAAAGAGAAAGTCTTCTGAGCTCGACACACGAGACGAGACTGCAtcgacaaagaagaagaaacgaaAAGTAGAAGAGCCGAAACAGGAGGAAACAGTAGACCGGGAaccgagcaaaaaaagaaaaaggaagagtTCTGTTGAGGTAGGGAATCACCTGGAGGAAGTGTATCCTGACTCCAGcatgaaagagaagaagaaagagaagaagaagaaggaggagaagaagaagaagaagaagggaatGAAAGAAGAGTTGGACAATCACGTGGTGAGTGTGTTATTGTTCGATATCGCTGAATGTTCGAGCCGTGCTTGGTTCAAGTGTTTGGGGTTTTGTGTTTCAGGATGTTCCCCACGGGGATGTGGTCTTCTTGTCAGAGAAGAGCGGAAACACTGACGAGCTGAACATCAACCAGGTGAAAATGAAGCACAACGTCGCTTTGCTTTGTGCCGCTCAGAATTCTCACATTCCCTTAACTGCCCTGACGGAGCAACTCAAATCAATTCAAGTTACATAACTcatatatacagtcaaacctcggttttcgaacgtctcggttctcaaccaattcagttttcgaccaaaaatttaaattattattatttttttttaaatgcctcggatgacgaacaaatttcggttctcgaacaaactgagcgctcttgaatgcgccacttgactgctctcgccttccttacacgaggaagtgacgattcctcgggtagacgaggaagtgacgcttcctcgtgttgcttcCCATTGTCAGCAGATATggacaataaacatttttattttaaaaagagcgtggtttcggctTTCGAACAGCCttgtggaacggattatggacgaaaaccgaggtttgactgtactactGGCTGATGACTTTTGGTACCATGATGGTTTGATACCATCATGTTACAATAATTTGGTACCAAAAATATCTGTATCCTAGAAACGACAACACTGTAACTCTGTTATACcctgtctgcaaaaaaaaaaaaccaaaaacgcaCACACAGTAAAGAAGCATTGCACAGTCACAAGTGTTATGAGCAATGTCAACAAAGCATGATTAGAAGACTCCTCTGATTGCGTCAGTCATAAAATTAGTGTCAGTCCGCTGAGTAGTGCACTGGAAGAGGTGTCAAtaggtttcaaaataagagcagtAAAAGTAAGTGCAATGTGGGCTGCCTTAATCTTTCTGTCTTGAAAGCATTTGAGCGATCTGCCTTGTGCAAAGCGTCTCATCCCATGTTATGTATACTGGTCACTTTTTGTCCTTTTGCCCATTTGAACAATTTACGTTGTCATACAAAATAAACACTAATCATGATCTTTTAACCCtggtagtccaccgtttgcgataaatgcaaaattatgtctttgaatcaacaacacgagagagctgaaacgtatgggggttttctaaaatggccgaaatttcatgacgtcaccggctgataattctcaggcattgcagcaataataaaaaaggttttgattccataatcttcacaatttacatattttggaccatagagacccattgtaattgaaaaatatatcagaagaggagttaaaaaccattttaaatactgacacaagggagcacaggaatgtgcagtgttgttcttccactaaaggtgaatgcaatgtctgaggcatgcaaatattagttgacatgttgcggtgttctgctgttaaacagctgcaaagatccccgggtagacgggagcaaaactgcacacaatcgaaacctcccacgattcgttttgtctaattgtctgtgtgcggctctcctgtgctgaagctgtgagcacactgtggcgtcgtgcatgcgtctgtttcctgacacaatcatccattttcaatgcgtgacgggcacaccttaagttcagaggagccaatcagcgcgtcgttatcgccgacatgtccccgtctccagttcgtcaaacattatacacacacagagtcgcgctgctgcgtcctctgcaatacatctgtttcctgcacgcaaataatacaacggataattttaacaagcgatcgcggtaatgcgcagattatagtccaaaaatagaaaatgtataatgtaaaaatcactttataatttattattttatacaatttgctgaggaagacagaggaggcccgcacagaggaggtcggcggtccggtcgtggatcgcggtctgccagttgaggaagagggctttAGGGAGATAACACAACTCATGTGCCACACTATATTTTGAGTTGTGCCACACGGGAAATCAGATCAGAATTTTAGGTTGCAACCAGTGTTTGCATCTCTTGAGCAGAGTGAGTGCGGGTGGTGACAGAAAGCTGAATATTGTCCTTCCAACAACTCGTGGCCATTTTCGCATTGTTCGTGTTCTCTGGTTTCCTGATTCTGGCAACTCCTTTCCATGTTTGTTGATATAgttcaggggtgctcaaactttttggatcgaagatctacttttcgatcaactaacctcccgggatctacccttaccggcacgcgcgcgcgcacacacacacgcacacacacacacgccctgatgagaaacggcctgaaactgaggcatgtaacacatttttgcagcctgttaactatcgtagctcacacttaCCGTTTTAAactgcttccctgggccctcctagattcctgttctttgcttgtgccctcggtgaattgtacacgaagcaaactgaatgagaataatgacgataaaagatagagcgcaacagttcacaagctgcaattgcagactgctgagagctaacaacttccggtgacgtaatcacgtgccaccgtaaattcaagatttacctgctttattttatttttaaatattttgggggtgaaaatgagactgataagatgattagggtgcagtgtacattaacacaaaaatatatattattaacatgtacaaagacacacatatggttttgttttgtttttctcctcgacactcctcggatctacttgggacctgtctcagatctaccggtagatcaggatcgacctaatgaacacccctgatatagtttttttttttccctctgtcaCAGGAAAGGCGACAGGCTTTACAGATGGAAGTCGATAAGGCCTCTTACCCTCAAAAGGTGGCACAACCTTCAGTCAGTGATCCTTTTTTATTAAGTACTTTGCGTGCAATACCCATCAAATGAGAttataaaaatagaaaatatttcGTAAAATCCTGTATCATCTTACAGCAGCATTCAAATTTAGCTGCGCATTTTGGGTGTACAGGAGAAGTAAAAACAACTCTTAATGTTCTCAGACAAGTGCATTCATTTGTGCCGCTTTTGAAATCATTGCTTCTTAAatctcatttcatttcaggggTTTGGTCAGTGGAGCACCGCACAGTTTGAAAGctctcagcagcagcagaagttCCTCAGGTTGATGGGCGGCTTCAAGAAGGACTCGCAGCCAGCTGCGGCTGAAAGCCCGAGAACGGCAAATATGGCACTGGGCAAGAACGGACAAGAGCGTCTGCAGCAAGGACTCGTTGAAGAGTTTGAGCGGGCACACTCGCGCCGAGTAGACTTCAACAGCAGAGGTGTGGGACTTGGGTTTTGTGAATCGACCAAAAAGAAATTCTTTATCGACAAGAATCTACGTCGATCTGTCCGCTTTGATGACTGAGTAGCGCTAGGTCTGAAAAAAGGTGGAGTTTGCAGTTTTCAAGATACTGGCAAGATTTGCATGTTGCCTCGAGCTTCACTCTTCAGGATCCCTGACCAAAACCACACGCCCTCACTAACATGCATCAGACATGCTCTCTGCGTAGGAGAGCACCGTTAACATGCTTACCCATGATGTTTTGGGAGATGACGAATTCCATTTTTGTGCGGGTGTGCGTGCTAACCAGAGATAAATAATCTGCCCAAGAAATTACAAGCGCGAGCGTCAGACTATGAGCCACAGACTGAGTTTACGTGGTATGACTGCGTGTGTGGCAGCAATTGGCACACAACTGGGTCACGCTTTCTGTCACAACAGTCCCTGGTAGGCCATTCTTTACAAATAACACTTTCAATGGCTTATTTTAATTAGAGATGGCTTTATGCATccctaaacatgtttttcatgctgatttttaaaaaatgacgtttttctcCCACGTGTTGTACCGAATAGCtgtgacatttcagaaaaaaatggtcacagaTTCGAACCCTTAAttttataaataatataattacAAATAACAATTCTAttttatgaaaacctgatgtgagaCAGATTGAGGGTTTGTTTGTATCTCTGCTGACCAGCGTaattaataaaatacaattagcGGCATACCATGGGGCCTGATGATTTTTCAAAAGATCATTGTAGTAATAATGCATTGTCAGATCATGCAGATAGTTTTAACATTCAACTTTTTGTACTGCAAACTCCAGCGTTATTATTTTAAGTGTTGTCTTCTTTCAGTTACATCAAGCGTTTCCtgtaaataaacaaatgctACACCACTATTCTTTGGATATTTTTTCCAACTGTGAAGATGCAATCGCAAGGCAAAGCTTAAGAaaattcttttcatttcatttcattcttgcAAACATCTTCAGTAAGACAAGTGttcatttcaaaaaaatattttctccttGTGTGTACGGAATCAAGTAATTTAACTCAGTGAAACTGAGACAAATGGAATCGATGGTGTGTGCTGTGGAAAATGAGCACCAAAGATGtacaccaagtcatgcaatgggccatttttaaaagtaattaaaaTGCTCTTTAATGCAGGTCAGACTGCAAGATGAGCCTTGAGTTTGTCAGTGGTGCAACTTAacggccataaaaaaaaaattaaaaagcagtgTGCTTTTACTTTGTGTCCATTGTATATTGCAATTGACTCTTAAGTTGCATCTGTGTTTCTGAGATGTTAAATGTACGGGAAAAATACTACATGCCAAAGCAAAACGTAATAAGCGTCCAAAGCACATCATCGATTTGAATACATCCAAACAAACAGGGAGGCCTCCGAGTCAGCCAGGGATCGGGTGAGGGGGAAGCTGTGTGTTCCTCGTGAAGACAATCAAGTCTCAAGTTTGTTGTCACGCGTGCAGATACTCTGGATGGACCCTTGCCACTTTGCGAAACTCTTTGCCATGCGTCAGAGGACACTGCATCTCGCACCAGCTGATTGGAACCATCTGAGCACCTGGTTTACAGGGAAACGTGACAAATGTGATTACATGAGACAAGACAATGCGATATACTTTAGCCCCAAAGTATTCAGACAGTTCTGCAGTATTTAGCAACAATTTTCAATACATTAGCACAATTTTGAGAGGTTCAGCTATTTGAACAAATACACCCCTCAAAAATCCATCGCAGTCACTTACTGCCTGAAAGTCGACAGCACAAAATTCTGAGATTACTTCCAGGAAATGCTTTGCCCGACCATCAACCTGTTGCTTCTTTGTA encodes:
- the knop1 gene encoding lysine-rich nucleolar protein 1 isoform X22 → MNEMCKTNSDEVLFISETIAPSVQMTVVIDQAKRLALQRDIDLESLPKQLSKLSTALVQRPEEKMKMKIENLTHENVEKKIKKCKKEPTSPTKINDPAVADRTAQRIEKKKKKVKKEDSVVEVQESFEVGEEEKEKKKKMVNGCDIINGNGKETKLTDCQEGPEKTSHEKKSKNKTHINEEIVTPVDENIAKEAKKEKNEVHDKKAAKKEQNEVHDKKVAKKAKKEQNEVHDKKVAKKAKKEQNQVHDTNGYHVTDDSLVVKKKMNKKREKEKSECKKKKRKDSETQTKHETVWQQEEADNVLKTTKKQQNKTPHTIAEDNLKHKKKRKKITAEQDETTAKKKKKTAEPKLAGSQVATETPEEVCEPKPKRKKKKNASPDNDKSEDSNKEAAREEKAAKSDAGVEEGETKRKKKGEKAKKRKSSELDTRDETASTKKKKRKVEEPKQEETVDREPSKKRKRKSSVEVGNHLEEVYPDSSMKEKKKEKKKKEEKKKKKKGMKEELDNHVDVPHGDVVFLSEKSGNTDELNINQERRQALQMEVDKASYPQKVAQPSGFGQWSTAQFESSQQQQKFLRLMGGFKKDSQPAAAESPRTANMALGKNGQERLQQGLVEEFERAHSRRVDFNSRGVGLGFCESTKKKFFIDKNLRRSVRFDD
- the knop1 gene encoding lysine-rich nucleolar protein 1 isoform X20 produces the protein MNEMCKTNSDEVLFISETIAPSVQMTVVIDQAKRLALQRDIDLESLPKQLSKLSTALVQRPEEKMKMKIENLTHENVEKKIKKCKKEPTSPTKINDPAVADRTAQRIEKKKKKVKKEDSVVEVQESFEVGEEEKEKKKKMVNGCDIINGNGKETKLTDCQEGPEKTSHEKKSKNKTHINEEIVTPVDENIAKEAKKEKNEVHDKKVAKKAKKEKNEVHDKKVAKKAKKEQNEVHDKKVAKKAKKEQNQVHDTNGYHVTDDSLVVKKKMNKKREKEKSECKKKKRKDSETQTKHETVWQQEEADNVLKTTKKQQNKTPHTIAEDNLKHKKKRKKITAEQDETTAKKKKKTAEPKLAGSQVATETPEEVCEPKPKRKKKKNASPDNDKSEDSNKEAAREEKAAKSDAGVEEGETKRKKKGEKAKKRKSSELDTRDETASTKKKKRKVEEPKQEETVDREPSKKRKRKSSVEVGNHLEEVYPDSSMKEKKKEKKKKEEKKKKKKGMKEELDNHVDVPHGDVVFLSEKSGNTDELNINQERRQALQMEVDKASYPQKVAQPSGFGQWSTAQFESSQQQQKFLRLMGGFKKDSQPAAAESPRTANMALGKNGQERLQQGLVEEFERAHSRRVDFNSRGVGLGFCESTKKKFFIDKNLRRSVRFDD
- the knop1 gene encoding lysine-rich nucleolar protein 1 isoform X21; the encoded protein is MNEMCKTNSDEVLFISETIAPSVQMTVVIDQAKRLALQRDIDLESLPKQLSKLSTALVQRPEEKMKMKIENLTHENVEKKIKKCKKEPTSPTKINDPAVADRTAQRIEKKKKKVKKEDSVVEVQESFEVGEEEKEKKKKMVNGCDIINGNGKETKLTDCQEGPEKTSHEKKSKNKTHINEEIVTPVDENIAKEAKKEKNEVHDKKVAKKAKKEKNEVHDKKAAKKEQNEVHDKKVAKKAKKEQNQVHDTNGYHVTDDSLVVKKKMNKKREKEKSECKKKKRKDSETQTKHETVWQQEEADNVLKTTKKQQNKTPHTIAEDNLKHKKKRKKITAEQDETTAKKKKKTAEPKLAGSQVATETPEEVCEPKPKRKKKKNASPDNDKSEDSNKEAAREEKAAKSDAGVEEGETKRKKKGEKAKKRKSSELDTRDETASTKKKKRKVEEPKQEETVDREPSKKRKRKSSVEVGNHLEEVYPDSSMKEKKKEKKKKEEKKKKKKGMKEELDNHVDVPHGDVVFLSEKSGNTDELNINQERRQALQMEVDKASYPQKVAQPSGFGQWSTAQFESSQQQQKFLRLMGGFKKDSQPAAAESPRTANMALGKNGQERLQQGLVEEFERAHSRRVDFNSRGVGLGFCESTKKKFFIDKNLRRSVRFDD
- the knop1 gene encoding lysine-rich nucleolar protein 1 isoform X24 — its product is MNEMCKTNSDEVLFISETIAPSVQMTVVIDQAKRLALQRDIDLESLPKQLSKLSTALVQRPEEKMKMKIENLTHENVEKKIKKCKKEPTSPTKINDPAVADRTAQRIEKKKKKVKKEDSVVEVQESFEVGEEEKEKKKKMVNGCDIINGNGKETKLTDCQEGPEKTSHEKKSKNKTHINEEIVTPVDENIAKEAKKEKNEVHDKKVAKKAKKEKNEVHDKKAAKKEQNEVHDKKAAKKAEKEQNEVHDTNGYHVTDDSLVVKKKMNKKREKEKSECKKKKRKDSETQTKHETVWQQEEADNVLKTTKKQQNKTPHTIAEDNLKHKKKRKKITAEQDETTAKKKKKTAEPKLAGSQVATETPEEVCEPKPKRKKKKNASPDNDKSEDSNKEAAREEKAAKSDAGVEEGETKRKKKGEKAKKRKSSELDTRDETASTKKKKRKVEEPKQEETVDREPSKKRKRKSSVEVGNHLEEVYPDSSMKEKKKEKKKKEEKKKKKKGMKEELDNHVDVPHGDVVFLSEKSGNTDELNINQERRQALQMEVDKASYPQKVAQPSGFGQWSTAQFESSQQQQKFLRLMGGFKKDSQPAAAESPRTANMALGKNGQERLQQGLVEEFERAHSRRVDFNSRGVGLGFCESTKKKFFIDKNLRRSVRFDD
- the knop1 gene encoding lysine-rich nucleolar protein 1 isoform X16, giving the protein MNEMCKTNSDEVLFISETIAPSVQMTVVIDQAKRLALQRDIDLESLPKQLSKLSTALVQRPEEKMKMKIENLTHENVEKKIKKCKKEPTSPTKINDPAVADRTAQRIEKKKKKVKKEDSVVEVQESFEVGEEEKEKKKKMVNGCDIINGNGKETKLTDCQEGPEKTSHEKKSKNKTHINEEIVTPVDENIAKEAKKEKNEVHDKKVAKKAKKEKNEVHDKKAAKKEQNEVHDKKAAKKEQNEVHDKKAAKKAEKEQNEVHDTNGYHVTDDSLVVKKKMNKKREKEKSECKKKKRKDSETQTKHETVWQQEEADNVLKTTKKQQNKTPHTIAEDNLKHKKKRKKITAEQDETTAKKKKKTAEPKLAGSQVATETPEEVCEPKPKRKKKKNASPDNDKSEDSNKEAAREEKAAKSDAGVEEGETKRKKKGEKAKKRKSSELDTRDETASTKKKKRKVEEPKQEETVDREPSKKRKRKSSVEVGNHLEEVYPDSSMKEKKKEKKKKEEKKKKKKGMKEELDNHVDVPHGDVVFLSEKSGNTDELNINQERRQALQMEVDKASYPQKVAQPSGFGQWSTAQFESSQQQQKFLRLMGGFKKDSQPAAAESPRTANMALGKNGQERLQQGLVEEFERAHSRRVDFNSRGVGLGFCESTKKKFFIDKNLRRSVRFDD
- the knop1 gene encoding lysine-rich nucleolar protein 1 isoform X30, which gives rise to MNEMCKTNSDEVLFISETIAPSVQMTVVIDQAKRLALQRDIDLESLPKQLSKLSTALVQRPEEKMKMKIENLTHENVEKKIKKCKKEPTSPTKINDPAVADRTAQRIEKKKKKVKKEDSVVEVQESFEVGEEEKEKKKKMVNGCDIINGNGKETKLTDCQEGPEKTSHEKKSKNKTHINEEIVTPVDENIAKEAKKEKNEVHDKKVAKKAKKEQNEVHDKKVAKKAKKEQNQVHDTNGYHVTDDSLVVKKKMNKKREKEKSECKKKKRKDSETQTKHETVWQQEEADNVLKTTKKQQNKTPHTIAEDNLKHKKKRKKITAEQDETTAKKKKKTAEPKLAGSQVATETPEEVCEPKPKRKKKKNASPDNDKSEDSNKEAAREEKAAKSDAGVEEGETKRKKKGEKAKKRKSSELDTRDETASTKKKKRKVEEPKQEETVDREPSKKRKRKSSVEVGNHLEEVYPDSSMKEKKKEKKKKEEKKKKKKGMKEELDNHVDVPHGDVVFLSEKSGNTDELNINQERRQALQMEVDKASYPQKVAQPSGFGQWSTAQFESSQQQQKFLRLMGGFKKDSQPAAAESPRTANMALGKNGQERLQQGLVEEFERAHSRRVDFNSRGVGLGFCESTKKKFFIDKNLRRSVRFDD
- the knop1 gene encoding lysine-rich nucleolar protein 1 isoform X13, producing MNEMCKTNSDEVLFISETIAPSVQMTVVIDQAKRLALQRDIDLESLPKQLSKLSTALVQRPEEKMKMKIENLTHENVEKKIKKCKKEPTSPTKINDPAVADRTAQRIEKKKKKVKKEDSVVEVQESFEVGEEEKEKKKKMVNGCDIINGNGKETKLTDCQEGPEKTSHEKKSKNKTHINEEIVTPVDENIAKEAKKEKNEVHDKKVAKKAKKEKNEVHDKKAAKKEQNEVHDKKVAKKAKKEQNEVHDKKVAKKAKKEQNQVHDTNGYHVTDDSLVVKKKMNKKREKEKSECKKKKRKDSETQTKHETVWQQEEADNVLKTTKKQQNKTPHTIAEDNLKHKKKRKKITAEQDETTAKKKKKTAEPKLAGSQVATETPEEVCEPKPKRKKKKNASPDNDKSEDSNKEAAREEKAAKSDAGVEEGETKRKKKGEKAKKRKSSELDTRDETASTKKKKRKVEEPKQEETVDREPSKKRKRKSSVEVGNHLEEVYPDSSMKEKKKEKKKKEEKKKKKKGMKEELDNHVDVPHGDVVFLSEKSGNTDELNINQERRQALQMEVDKASYPQKVAQPSGFGQWSTAQFESSQQQQKFLRLMGGFKKDSQPAAAESPRTANMALGKNGQERLQQGLVEEFERAHSRRVDFNSRGVGLGFCESTKKKFFIDKNLRRSVRFDD
- the knop1 gene encoding lysine-rich nucleolar protein 1 isoform X37 produces the protein MNEMCKTNSDEVLFISETIAPSVQMTVVIDQAKRLALQRDIDLESLPKQLSKLSTALVQRPEEKMKMKIENLTHENVEKKIKKCKKEPTSPTKINDPAVADRTAQRIEKKKKKVKKEDSVVEVQESFEVGEEEKEKKKKMVNGCDIINGNGKETKLTDCQEGPEKTSHEKKSKNKTHINEEIVTPVDENIAKEAKKEKNEVHDTNGYHVTDDSLVVKKKMNKKREKEKSECKKKKRKDSETQTKHETVWQQEEADNVLKTTKKQQNKTPHTIAEDNLKHKKKRKKITAEQDETTAKKKKKTAEPKLAGSQVATETPEEVCEPKPKRKKKKNASPDNDKSEDSNKEAAREEKAAKSDAGVEEGETKRKKKGEKAKKRKSSELDTRDETASTKKKKRKVEEPKQEETVDREPSKKRKRKSSVEVGNHLEEVYPDSSMKEKKKEKKKKEEKKKKKKGMKEELDNHVDVPHGDVVFLSEKSGNTDELNINQERRQALQMEVDKASYPQKVAQPSGFGQWSTAQFESSQQQQKFLRLMGGFKKDSQPAAAESPRTANMALGKNGQERLQQGLVEEFERAHSRRVDFNSRGVGLGFCESTKKKFFIDKNLRRSVRFDD